In a genomic window of Pontibacter liquoris:
- a CDS encoding glycoside hydrolase family 99-like domain-containing protein produces MYKIALILLVFLTAHAFRSQDKTPDAGKPITLGAYYFNGWKADSKHVTEALRDSFPEREPKWGWVTSTQAVMDAQINEAADAGLSFFSFCWYFKKNKPLTESNTILNLYHNSPNRNRLKHCLLIANHEGNEIGPADWHKVSAEWIKQFKTSSYLTVDGKPLLIIFEVNSLIKQFGTTAKVKEALNYLRDSARKEGLNGVTIAACVGSYPDVALKAKACGFDITTAYNLHKAGYKNRVSRQIPIDSLINSERMIWDRISAVSKLPYIPVATLNWDPRPWADSSNNYNTKPYYVGFSSGSVFRSIQSLVRWMRLHQTQTTKEQVALLYAWNEYGEGAWLTPSKNSSDKPLEGLKKALSQKQNN; encoded by the coding sequence ATGTATAAAATAGCCTTGATCCTGCTGGTATTCTTAACCGCACATGCCTTCCGTTCTCAAGACAAGACTCCTGATGCTGGCAAACCTATTACTTTAGGAGCGTATTATTTTAATGGCTGGAAAGCGGATAGCAAGCACGTAACCGAAGCGCTTCGTGACTCTTTTCCTGAAAGAGAACCCAAATGGGGATGGGTTACAAGTACCCAGGCTGTAATGGATGCCCAAATTAATGAAGCTGCCGATGCCGGTTTATCTTTCTTTAGCTTTTGCTGGTATTTCAAGAAAAACAAACCACTTACTGAATCTAATACGATCCTGAATCTATACCATAATTCGCCAAACCGTAACCGCTTAAAACATTGTTTGCTGATTGCCAACCACGAAGGAAATGAAATCGGTCCTGCTGACTGGCATAAAGTTTCAGCCGAATGGATAAAACAATTTAAAACAAGTTCGTACCTCACCGTAGATGGTAAGCCGCTGCTGATCATTTTTGAAGTAAACTCATTAATTAAGCAGTTTGGTACCACCGCAAAAGTAAAGGAAGCGCTCAACTATTTGAGAGATAGTGCTCGTAAAGAGGGCCTAAATGGCGTGACAATCGCGGCATGCGTTGGCTCCTACCCCGATGTAGCTTTAAAAGCAAAAGCGTGTGGTTTTGATATAACGACAGCGTATAATCTTCATAAAGCTGGTTATAAAAATCGGGTAAGCCGCCAGATCCCGATAGATAGCCTGATCAATTCTGAAAGAATGATCTGGGACAGGATTTCTGCGGTAAGTAAACTGCCCTATATACCAGTAGCGACCTTAAACTGGGATCCACGCCCCTGGGCTGATTCCTCGAATAACTATAACACTAAGCCATACTATGTGGGCTTTTCATCGGGCTCGGTATTCCGTTCCATACAATCGCTTGTCAGATGGATGCGGCTACATCAAACCCAAACCACCAAAGAGCAGGTTGCACTGCTTTATGCCTGGAACGAATATGGCGAAGGCGCTTGGCTGACGCCTTCCAAGAATTCATCAGATAAGCCACTCGAAGGCCTTAAAAAGGCACTTAGTCAAAAGCAAAACAATTAA
- a CDS encoding lipopolysaccharide biosynthesis protein: MSMKKDLRLSSIKVIGLILGFGLQLIFTKVIGMKEYGLYVLFASWTSFLSLILIMGYDKFIIKQLSFYYIQKQSGKFKTTLNKLLFYVTINSALFLLVAFLIPQHVLVNSFLPKELLRSSWLIIAGGTVVFTLFDLLGKVLSAVQKVGLSYMRSEIMYKCIWFIVVLGLFFFLRQSIGINIIIVGVIVAQVLTLLILLIFVDREKIQQFIALKKEDIVIGKENYVFFFTSLNYYIIAQVDKLVIGKYESLEMLGVYGLVVTLISIVSFSTIVYQRFLPKISSYIITDKIAELEQDFKTVSKNSLLIALPFIMFLIIFTDDVLLFFGERFTAGTPILRILIWGQLTNFLTGPNGNILVNGRHSKIDFINSIVIVLLTGAMIFFGYKYFGVLGIAAATSIGVMLINLVKVIEVRFFYKIFPYEWDNLFLIMLTFLAFYSVSRLHIGFDNLLLRLAANFALGLMTASVAIISFYYLKAGTRQRLKVGEVVK; this comes from the coding sequence ATGAGTATGAAGAAAGATCTAAGACTTTCTTCTATCAAAGTAATTGGGCTTATACTTGGTTTTGGCTTGCAGCTGATCTTTACGAAGGTGATTGGTATGAAAGAGTATGGGCTTTATGTTTTATTTGCCTCCTGGACCAGCTTTCTGTCTCTTATTTTGATTATGGGTTATGATAAATTCATTATAAAGCAACTCAGCTTTTACTACATTCAAAAACAAAGCGGAAAGTTTAAAACAACCCTAAACAAGCTCTTATTCTATGTTACCATCAATAGCGCCCTCTTCCTGCTGGTAGCGTTTCTGATTCCCCAGCACGTGCTTGTTAACAGCTTTTTACCGAAAGAACTATTAAGGAGTTCCTGGCTTATTATTGCGGGAGGTACTGTTGTATTTACGCTATTTGATCTGCTCGGTAAAGTGCTTTCGGCTGTTCAGAAAGTAGGACTAAGCTACATGAGGTCGGAGATCATGTATAAGTGCATCTGGTTTATCGTTGTACTGGGCTTGTTCTTCTTCCTTCGGCAAAGTATTGGGATTAACATTATTATCGTAGGCGTTATTGTCGCGCAAGTACTTACCTTGCTTATACTGTTGATATTTGTAGACCGCGAAAAGATACAGCAGTTTATTGCGCTTAAAAAAGAAGACATTGTGATAGGAAAGGAAAATTACGTGTTCTTTTTTACGTCCTTAAACTATTACATCATCGCGCAGGTAGACAAGCTTGTTATTGGCAAATATGAATCGTTGGAAATGCTGGGTGTCTATGGCTTAGTGGTTACACTGATCAGCATCGTTTCCTTTTCTACTATCGTTTACCAGCGGTTTTTACCTAAAATCTCCAGCTATATCATCACAGATAAAATTGCTGAACTTGAGCAGGATTTTAAAACAGTATCTAAAAACTCTTTGCTGATCGCCTTACCTTTCATCATGTTTCTGATTATTTTCACAGATGATGTTTTGCTTTTCTTTGGGGAACGTTTTACGGCAGGTACGCCTATTTTACGGATACTAATCTGGGGGCAACTAACTAACTTCTTAACGGGTCCGAACGGCAACATTCTGGTTAATGGCAGGCACTCCAAAATTGATTTCATAAATTCAATTGTGATTGTGCTGCTAACAGGAGCAATGATCTTTTTCGGCTATAAGTATTTTGGAGTGCTGGGCATTGCTGCTGCTACAAGCATCGGCGTAATGCTCATTAACCTTGTGAAGGTTATCGAAGTCAGGTTTTTTTATAAGATTTTTCCTTACGAGTGGGACAACCTATTTTTAATCATGCTCACTTTTCTAGCCTTCTACTCCGTTAGCCGGCTTCATATTGGCTTTGATAATTTACTCCTTCGGCTAGCTGCAAATTTTGCTCTTGGCCTGATGACGGCCAGTGTAGCTATTATAAGCTTCTACTACCTGAAGGCCGGCACTAGACAAAGGTTAAAGGTAGGTGAAGTTGTCAAATGA
- a CDS encoding LicD family protein produces the protein MDFEALFPDKREEGETRIAQCHMVLLRMFKIFDHLCRKHQIQYFLCSGTLKAAAIYKGFKPWDDDLDVGMTRENFEKFTLLAVPELPDDIFFQTPETDTYFPACHRVEAKLRDKYSSYSLPESMQQLKWHSGLMLDILVFDRAYLPNNLFIYLQNRLLIFFLQQKGNLSRARVQKWIARNVPLPLVYASSFINGRKMVRLGTNYFKASEIEEVAKAAFEGMEVPIPKGWHPYLQRRYGNYMQPPPAQKQMGHHSIGIPDPFTPCNHTEILHWKDRKKAKAMI, from the coding sequence ATGGATTTTGAGGCATTATTTCCGGATAAGCGAGAAGAAGGTGAAACACGCATCGCACAGTGCCACATGGTGCTGCTGCGGATGTTTAAAATTTTTGATCATCTGTGCAGAAAACATCAGATCCAGTATTTTTTATGTAGCGGTACTTTAAAAGCTGCGGCTATTTACAAAGGTTTTAAACCCTGGGATGATGACCTGGATGTGGGCATGACACGGGAAAATTTTGAAAAGTTTACCCTCTTGGCGGTGCCTGAATTGCCGGACGATATTTTCTTTCAGACGCCGGAAACAGATACATACTTTCCTGCCTGCCACCGGGTAGAAGCAAAACTAAGAGACAAGTATAGCAGCTACAGTTTGCCGGAAAGTATGCAGCAGCTTAAGTGGCACAGCGGCTTAATGCTCGATATCCTTGTTTTTGACCGGGCATACCTGCCGAACAACTTGTTCATTTACCTTCAGAACCGGCTGCTCATTTTTTTCCTGCAACAAAAGGGCAACCTTTCCCGGGCCCGGGTGCAGAAATGGATCGCCCGCAATGTTCCTCTGCCGCTTGTCTACGCCAGTAGTTTTATAAATGGGCGCAAAATGGTGCGGCTGGGTACAAACTACTTTAAAGCCTCTGAGATAGAAGAAGTCGCAAAAGCAGCGTTCGAAGGCATGGAAGTTCCTATACCAAAAGGCTGGCACCCTTACCTCCAAAGGCGTTACGGCAATTACATGCAACCGCCTCCTGCGCAAAAACAAATGGGCCATCATAGCATTGGTATACCCGACCCTTTTACGCCTTGCAACCACACCGAGATCCTCCACTGGAAGGATAGAAAGAAAGCAAAAGCAATGATCTAG
- a CDS encoding iron-containing alcohol dehydrogenase, producing the protein MYNNVYVIGVFDLFHKGHIALLSKAKSLGKRLIVAVNGDEMVAEYKRKPFHDEQDRLEMIKACKYVDEAFIIRGYDNKAYLEKYKIDAIVHGDDWERKSYLQQIRVTEAYLKSHQIDMVLVPYTSGISTTSVIEQIKGNKPCQNKSIQLPTIFQVNENIIDKLPVFLKINNVPFKKILVVSGSTSSLKYAEIILASLPAASYIAYKNDENTVEAIKEYCLSNKIDLLIGVGGGSILDVVKRVSLLADIENLLVPTIISNDGLVSPIAVIKDQNDQTLSLPGKTPYGVVVDINIIRNSPVRFLQAAAGDILSNISATNDWVLAAQTNGETINDLAYMLSRSAAFGLLHHESKDIKNRNFLKQVVYCQINSGLSMALAGTSRPCSGSEHLISHAIDYYNFSENTLHGLQVGSISIFCLYLQKKLDAKCINYAQELNIPLAFHLLDDKLTDKLSLIYDTSFKMRPGRFTILDTCKGMKFEDLYSDFLTFLERFKVYDTSYQLS; encoded by the coding sequence ATGTATAATAATGTTTACGTAATTGGAGTCTTTGATCTATTTCATAAAGGCCATATAGCGCTTTTAAGTAAAGCCAAGTCACTTGGCAAACGACTCATAGTGGCTGTAAATGGTGACGAAATGGTGGCGGAGTATAAACGAAAGCCTTTCCATGATGAGCAGGACAGGCTGGAGATGATAAAAGCCTGTAAATATGTGGATGAAGCCTTCATAATACGGGGATACGACAATAAAGCATACCTGGAGAAGTATAAGATTGATGCCATAGTTCATGGAGATGATTGGGAACGCAAAAGTTATTTACAGCAGATACGCGTAACAGAAGCCTACCTGAAGTCGCACCAGATCGACATGGTACTGGTACCTTATACTTCGGGCATCAGTACCACTTCTGTAATAGAGCAAATAAAAGGGAATAAGCCCTGCCAGAATAAATCTATTCAGCTGCCTACCATTTTCCAGGTAAATGAGAATATCATTGATAAACTCCCGGTCTTCTTAAAGATAAATAATGTGCCTTTTAAAAAGATACTGGTTGTTTCGGGTAGCACCAGCTCTTTAAAATACGCAGAAATAATACTTGCCTCGCTGCCTGCTGCCAGCTATATCGCTTACAAAAATGATGAGAATACAGTAGAGGCTATAAAAGAATACTGCCTTTCGAATAAGATCGATCTCCTTATCGGCGTTGGAGGCGGGTCGATACTGGATGTTGTAAAACGGGTAAGTTTACTGGCCGATATAGAAAATCTGCTTGTCCCCACCATTATATCTAATGATGGGCTGGTCTCACCTATCGCTGTGATTAAAGATCAAAATGACCAGACGTTGAGTTTACCTGGCAAAACCCCTTACGGGGTTGTGGTCGACATTAATATTATCAGGAACTCACCAGTCAGATTCCTGCAGGCTGCAGCAGGCGACATACTTTCTAATATTTCTGCAACAAACGACTGGGTTTTAGCTGCCCAGACAAATGGCGAAACGATAAATGATCTGGCGTATATGCTGTCCAGAAGCGCTGCTTTCGGGCTGTTACACCATGAATCAAAAGATATAAAGAACAGGAATTTCCTCAAGCAGGTAGTATACTGCCAGATCAATTCGGGTTTATCTATGGCCCTGGCCGGAACAAGCCGCCCCTGCAGCGGAAGCGAACACCTGATAAGCCATGCCATTGACTACTACAATTTCTCTGAAAACACATTACACGGTTTACAGGTAGGCTCTATCAGTATTTTCTGCCTGTACCTGCAAAAGAAGCTGGATGCAAAATGTATCAATTATGCGCAGGAGCTTAACATCCCACTGGCTTTTCATCTCCTGGACGATAAACTAACCGACAAGCTCTCCTTGATTTACGACACGTCTTTTAAAATGCGACCAGGCCGCTTTACCATACTTGATACCTGTAAAGGCATGAAGTTCGAAGATTTATACAGCGATTTTCTGACTTTTTTAGAAAGATTCAAGGTATACGATACCTCCTACCAGCTCTCATAA
- a CDS encoding O-antigen ligase family protein, whose product MKHSILLLALLVAGMNQFISKELDFILLCTALFILLPLDKPTIYRSSFSVLAPVLLLSFIGLSVGFLSLRSINRDFYRDIFLFFGVIPYFFGGALLSKYVKDLNTFFLAFTLIVALSSVMHIWLVVTTFGHYDSLLQYRRATGTTNLNEAILLGLFFARIFNKNLRKLIPSIPLLTNFFILIILISFTLYFSRTMIITLGVLVFFLSEYITIRYFFSNRNRHLPFATFLVIAMVFLSGLLISFLPPNAYVTTLVDKFERIPDEVFWNSKDSYAAALADINDNWRGYEASQGVKKFNRGTTLQKFAGFGFGSVVDLELIMKLADKDYEKVPILHNGYVLLLVKCGVAGLLLYLIFLYNIGFAKVGHSANQDEELYLLYQFLSGLSIMVLLNTFTMTGLFGQGNASVPIIIGLIWGCIQRKEITLSHKHESKAHAKAFH is encoded by the coding sequence ATGAAGCATAGTATTCTTTTGCTGGCGCTGCTGGTGGCAGGAATGAATCAATTTATAAGCAAGGAGCTTGATTTTATCTTGCTCTGTACCGCTTTATTCATCCTGCTTCCTCTGGATAAACCAACTATCTACAGATCTTCCTTCTCTGTACTTGCGCCTGTTTTACTATTATCCTTTATCGGTTTATCAGTTGGCTTTCTTAGTCTGCGAAGTATAAACCGTGACTTTTACAGGGATATTTTTCTGTTCTTCGGAGTGATACCTTACTTTTTTGGGGGAGCTTTACTAAGTAAATATGTAAAAGATTTAAATACCTTTTTTCTCGCTTTTACTTTGATTGTGGCCTTATCGTCTGTTATGCACATCTGGTTGGTAGTTACAACCTTCGGCCACTACGATTCGCTGCTGCAATACAGAAGGGCAACCGGTACAACAAACCTGAACGAAGCCATTCTACTGGGTCTCTTCTTTGCCCGCATCTTTAATAAAAATTTAAGGAAGTTGATCCCCTCCATCCCTTTATTAACAAACTTCTTTATTCTAATTATTCTGATTTCTTTTACATTATACTTTTCACGCACCATGATTATAACACTGGGCGTACTAGTATTTTTCTTAAGTGAATACATCACCATCCGTTATTTTTTTTCAAATAGAAACAGGCATTTGCCTTTTGCTACCTTCCTGGTTATAGCAATGGTTTTCTTATCCGGGCTGCTGATATCCTTTCTGCCGCCAAATGCCTACGTCACCACCCTGGTAGACAAATTCGAGCGCATTCCTGACGAGGTATTCTGGAATTCAAAAGACAGCTATGCTGCGGCCCTGGCAGATATTAATGACAACTGGCGAGGCTATGAAGCATCTCAGGGCGTGAAGAAATTTAACCGGGGCACCACGCTACAGAAGTTTGCAGGCTTTGGTTTCGGATCTGTTGTTGATCTGGAGCTGATCATGAAATTAGCTGATAAGGATTACGAAAAGGTACCTATCCTACATAATGGATATGTACTGCTGCTGGTAAAATGCGGGGTTGCGGGGTTACTGCTATACCTTATCTTTCTATATAATATCGGGTTTGCAAAAGTAGGTCATTCTGCCAACCAGGATGAGGAGCTTTACCTTCTTTACCAGTTTTTATCCGGCTTAAGTATAATGGTGTTGTTAAATACTTTTACCATGACCGGCCTTTTCGGTCAAGGTAATGCCTCCGTGCCTATTATCATCGGATTAATTTGGGGATGTATCCAACGGAAAGAAATAACTCTTTCCCATAAGCATGAAAGTAAAGCGCATGCTAAAGCATTTCATTAA
- a CDS encoding glycosyltransferase family 4 protein yields the protein MPHIKSEVPFVVSTIFADFSEFDKNARNGLSGLLFRLLTRGQIEYLKVIARYLVKGDKIKSSYFLLHGQDKAIKFILARCSVLLPNSHSEYRRLCNFSGMEHPYQKVVNAIDPQVFNAAVDENPGFKNHVLCVGRIEGLKNQLNLVKAMIDTAIPLTIIGKPALNQRAYYAECRKLAATVPHIRFIDHVDHKELVRIYKAAKVHVLPSWFETTGLSSLEAAAMGCNIVITKKGDTEEYFRDLAYYCEPDDVQSIRHAVLKAYEAPRSSLLQNHIQQSYTWEQAARQTLEAYKAVL from the coding sequence TTGCCGCATATTAAAAGTGAAGTACCATTTGTAGTCTCTACCATCTTTGCTGATTTCTCTGAATTTGATAAGAATGCACGGAATGGCCTATCTGGCTTACTTTTCCGGCTCTTAACAAGGGGCCAGATCGAATACCTGAAGGTAATAGCCCGCTACCTTGTAAAAGGAGATAAAATTAAATCATCCTATTTTTTACTTCACGGCCAGGACAAGGCTATAAAATTTATACTTGCGCGATGTAGCGTGTTGCTGCCAAATTCTCATAGCGAGTACAGGCGCTTGTGTAATTTCTCAGGCATGGAACATCCCTACCAAAAAGTCGTGAATGCGATCGATCCGCAGGTCTTTAACGCAGCAGTAGACGAAAACCCGGGTTTTAAGAATCACGTGCTGTGCGTTGGCAGAATCGAGGGGTTAAAAAATCAGCTGAACCTGGTGAAAGCCATGATCGATACAGCCATACCTTTGACTATCATCGGGAAACCTGCTTTAAACCAAAGAGCATACTATGCGGAGTGCCGTAAACTTGCTGCAACCGTTCCGCATATCCGCTTTATCGATCATGTTGATCATAAGGAGCTCGTCCGAATTTATAAAGCTGCCAAGGTGCATGTGCTGCCCAGTTGGTTCGAAACCACAGGCCTGAGTTCGCTGGAGGCAGCAGCCATGGGTTGTAATATTGTCATTACAAAAAAGGGCGATACGGAAGAATACTTTCGTGATCTGGCTTACTACTGCGAGCCAGATGATGTGCAGTCAATACGCCATGCTGTTCTGAAAGCGTATGAGGCACCCAGGAGCAGCCTGTTACAAAATCATATACAGCAAAGTTATACCTGGGAACAAGCTGCTAGGCAAACGTTAGAGGCTTATAAAGCTGTGCTGTAG
- a CDS encoding LicD family protein, producing the protein MNFEQLFPDEREKEGDRFRQCQLVMLRMFKIFDYLCRKHQIRYFLNGGTLLGAIRHKGMIPWDDDLDVGMTRENYEKFVQYAVPELPEDIFFQSDATDPYFPSGHIIEAKLRDKYSHYIRREEDKATWLKWQDGLQVDIAVFDRAYLPHNLFIYLQNRLLIFFLQQKGNLSRARVQKWIARNVPLPLVYASSFINGRKMVKQGEYYLTQQELSGLETATFEGLEVPIPKGWHSFLKRRYGNYMQPPPLSKQKGHHSIAIPDPFTPCNHPQTLLWENRKKAKDLA; encoded by the coding sequence ATGAATTTCGAGCAACTATTTCCAGACGAAAGAGAAAAAGAAGGAGATCGTTTCCGGCAATGCCAGCTGGTGATGCTGCGAATGTTCAAGATCTTTGACTACCTGTGCCGCAAGCACCAGATCAGATATTTTCTGAATGGGGGTACTTTACTGGGTGCTATTCGGCATAAAGGCATGATACCCTGGGACGACGACCTGGACGTGGGCATGACACGGGAAAACTACGAGAAGTTCGTGCAGTATGCGGTACCGGAACTGCCGGAGGATATTTTCTTCCAAAGTGATGCAACCGATCCATACTTTCCATCCGGTCATATTATCGAAGCAAAATTACGGGACAAGTATAGCCACTATATTCGGAGGGAAGAAGATAAAGCCACCTGGCTGAAATGGCAAGACGGGCTGCAAGTCGATATAGCTGTTTTTGACCGGGCATACCTGCCGCACAACCTATTCATTTACCTTCAGAACCGGCTGCTCATTTTTTTCCTGCAACAAAAGGGCAACCTTTCCCGGGCCCGGGTGCAGAAATGGATTGCCCGCAATGTTCCTCTGCCACTTGTCTACGCCAGTAGTTTTATTAATGGCCGCAAAATGGTTAAGCAAGGCGAATATTATTTAACCCAGCAGGAGCTCTCCGGATTGGAAACAGCAACATTCGAGGGGCTGGAAGTGCCCATCCCCAAAGGCTGGCACAGCTTCCTAAAAAGGCGCTACGGCAACTACATGCAGCCGCCACCGCTAAGTAAACAAAAGGGCCACCACAGCATCGCTATACCAGACCCGTTCACTCCCTGCAACCACCCGCAAACACTCTTGTGGGAGAATAGAAAAAAAGCAAAAGATTTGGCCTAA
- a CDS encoding UpxY family transcription antiterminator yields MNQNWYAIYTKPRWEKKVADNLTLHNVSNYCPLNKVLKQWSDRRKTVLEPLFTSYVFVHVEEKQLSEVKKVNGVLHILHWLGKPAIIRDNEIELIRQFLSEHQHVKLEKDQLHFNDKVKINSGSLREREGTVVAVKNNRVKIALPSLGYIMYAEVESASIVKATD; encoded by the coding sequence ATGAATCAAAATTGGTATGCCATCTACACCAAACCCCGTTGGGAGAAAAAGGTAGCAGATAATTTAACGCTTCATAACGTTTCGAACTACTGCCCGCTTAACAAGGTACTAAAACAATGGAGTGACAGAAGAAAAACAGTACTGGAACCCCTCTTCACCTCTTATGTATTTGTTCATGTTGAGGAAAAGCAACTAAGTGAGGTAAAAAAAGTGAATGGTGTTTTACACATACTACACTGGTTAGGGAAACCTGCTATAATAAGAGATAACGAAATTGAATTGATCAGACAATTTTTGAGCGAACACCAGCATGTAAAGTTGGAGAAAGATCAGCTTCATTTTAATGATAAGGTAAAGATCAACAGCGGCTCACTCCGGGAACGGGAAGGTACTGTAGTGGCTGTAAAAAACAACCGCGTAAAAATTGCGCTCCCCTCTCTTGGCTATATAATGTATGCTGAAGTTGAAAGCGCCAGCATCGTAAAAGCAACCGACTGA
- a CDS encoding LicD family protein, whose product MEFDSIFPDNREEGDTLIKQCQLVMLRMLKILDYLCSRHQIAYFLVGGSLLGAIRHQGFIPWDDDLDVGMTRENYEKFLKYAVPELPEDIFFQSDETDPGYRYKDMVEARLRDKYSCYTRKHNRIHEGLQVDIFVYDRAFLPHNYLIILQNFMLGILGNHQKRANVLKNIAQHTPLSLVYASSYLQSLGMWNFGSNFIKAEELATLDRTMFEDMQAAIPIGWDNCLKRQYGNYMQLPPIEKQKGHHTLSDMPAPFTPCQHTEILFWKNRKLTDETKIKKEQL is encoded by the coding sequence ATGGAATTTGACTCAATATTCCCTGACAACAGAGAAGAAGGTGACACGCTCATTAAACAGTGTCAGTTGGTGATGTTACGCATGCTTAAAATCCTCGATTACCTGTGTAGCAGGCATCAGATTGCGTATTTCCTGGTAGGTGGTTCTTTGTTGGGGGCAATTCGCCATCAGGGTTTTATCCCCTGGGACGATGACCTGGACGTGGGCATGACACGGGAGAACTATGAGAAGTTTTTGAAGTATGCGGTGCCGGAACTGCCGGAGGATATTTTCTTCCAGAGCGACGAAACTGATCCTGGTTATAGGTATAAGGATATGGTGGAAGCCAGGTTGCGGGATAAGTACAGTTGCTATACCCGGAAGCATAACAGAATTCATGAAGGCTTACAGGTTGATATTTTTGTTTATGACCGGGCTTTCCTTCCTCATAATTACCTGATCATATTACAGAATTTCATGCTGGGCATTTTAGGTAATCATCAGAAAAGAGCTAACGTTTTAAAAAATATTGCGCAGCACACTCCCCTCTCTCTTGTATATGCCAGCAGCTACCTACAAAGCCTTGGCATGTGGAACTTTGGCTCAAATTTTATTAAAGCGGAAGAACTCGCAACGCTTGACAGGACAATGTTTGAAGACATGCAAGCTGCTATACCCATTGGATGGGATAATTGCCTGAAAAGGCAATATGGCAACTATATGCAATTGCCGCCAATAGAAAAACAAAAAGGCCATCATACCCTGTCTGATATGCCCGCCCCCTTTACGCCATGCCAGCACACTGAAATTCTGTTCTGGAAAAACAGAAAGCTAACAGATGAGACAAAGATCAAAAAAGAGCAGCTGTGA